In one window of Marinifilum sp. JC120 DNA:
- a CDS encoding M23 family metallopeptidase, whose translation MNGYKQFRIALLTLFLLLLCASTALASVFLAYPKKVGLGEPFLVRVTSDKPLESVSIKWKGTSVEPEVRTWKGRSVALAMFGTDVLSDKVGRDKLVIKTVSEGKERTFGRTVKVRKKKYKIQRLTLPKKMVTPPQEVYEKIAQDRKEVAAAKAAMSHERKWFVPFKRPAKGSQSSPYGAQRILNGKPKNPHRGLDFRGAKGASIKAMADGKVVLVGKHYYAGNSVYVDHGSGVVTMYFHLSRIDVKEGELVERGQLLGGIGSTGRVTGPHLHMSVSVQGKLVDPAYVLYKTTDQLLGIK comes from the coding sequence ATGAACGGATACAAACAATTTCGAATTGCTCTTCTTACTCTGTTTCTGCTCCTGCTTTGTGCTTCTACTGCGTTGGCTTCAGTCTTTCTGGCTTATCCTAAAAAAGTAGGCCTCGGTGAGCCGTTTCTTGTCCGGGTAACATCAGATAAGCCACTTGAATCCGTTTCCATCAAATGGAAGGGCACAAGCGTTGAGCCTGAAGTCCGCACTTGGAAAGGGCGTTCCGTTGCACTGGCAATGTTCGGTACAGATGTGCTTTCTGATAAAGTTGGTCGGGACAAGCTGGTCATAAAAACCGTATCCGAAGGCAAGGAACGTACTTTTGGCAGAACGGTTAAGGTTCGTAAAAAGAAGTATAAAATTCAACGACTGACCTTGCCCAAGAAAATGGTTACCCCGCCGCAGGAAGTTTACGAAAAAATTGCGCAGGATCGTAAAGAAGTCGCCGCTGCCAAGGCTGCGATGAGCCATGAACGTAAATGGTTTGTACCTTTCAAGCGTCCGGCTAAAGGTTCTCAGTCCAGTCCTTACGGTGCGCAGCGTATTCTGAACGGTAAGCCTAAAAATCCGCATCGCGGTCTAGATTTCCGGGGTGCCAAAGGGGCCTCTATCAAGGCCATGGCTGACGGTAAGGTCGTGCTGGTTGGTAAACATTATTACGCTGGAAATTCCGTTTACGTTGACCACGGCAGCGGAGTGGTCACGATGTATTTCCATCTTTCGCGAATCGATGTTAAGGAAGGCGAATTGGTGGAACGCGGTCAGCTTCTCGGCGGCATCGGTTCCACCGGAAGGGTGACCGGACCGCATCTGCACATGAGCGTATCAGTGCAGGGAAAACTGGTTGACCCGGCCTATGTTCTCTATAAAACAACCGACCAATTGCTCGGAATAAAATAG
- a CDS encoding exodeoxyribonuclease VII small subunit, with the protein MTKENKTFEDRLDRLKAIVSALEKGDLPLEEGVALFKEGQILSKECASQLEKARNEVKIVTGGEVEDFDVDTEEDTADDS; encoded by the coding sequence TTGACAAAAGAAAATAAAACATTTGAAGATCGCTTGGACCGCTTGAAGGCGATAGTGTCTGCCCTTGAAAAGGGCGACCTGCCCCTTGAGGAAGGTGTGGCCCTTTTTAAAGAAGGCCAGATCCTCTCAAAGGAATGCGCGTCGCAATTGGAAAAAGCCCGTAACGAAGTGAAAATAGTCACTGGCGGCGAAGTGGAAGACTTTGACGTTGATACAGAAGAGGATACAGCGGATGACAGTTAA
- a CDS encoding proline--tRNA ligase, which produces MRLSRYYIPTLKEDPSEAEVVSHKLLMRAGMIRKLTSGIYNYLPLGLKAVNKVAAIVREEMNRAGALEVLMPMVQPGDLWQETGRWDYYGKELLRVKDRHGRDYCLGPTHEEVITDLVRGEVKSYKQLPLNLYQIQNKFRDEIRPRFGLMRGREFIMKDAYSFDKDEAGAEESYANMFEAYKKAFTRIGLNFRPVQADSGAIGGDFSHEFHVLADTGEDTIAVCKDEKCGYAANLEKAKIAAPAGESMLNAECPAIEEVATPGKHTVEEVCEFLGVGQDKLVKTMLFTVDGEPVAALVRGDRELNDVKLRNLVGGNEIEMATEEQVKEWTGAPVGFAGPVGIKVERIFADHELLAATDWIAGANKGDTHIKHLSLGRDCKIEQFADLRVITEADPCPECGAAIEFTKGIEVGHVFKLGSKYSKSMEAVFLDENGKSQPMVMGCYGIGVSRIVASAIEQNNDENGAIFPPTISPFELCVISLGGKDAAVNEKAEELYTELMEMGIDAAYDDRKERPGVKFADADLIGYPMQLVIGGKGLKNGIVEAKNRKTGEKIELPLEGFTEAFKAWRAEIWQSWGLEAK; this is translated from the coding sequence ATGCGTTTAAGCCGTTACTATATTCCCACATTGAAAGAAGATCCTTCCGAAGCGGAAGTGGTTTCCCATAAATTGCTCATGCGTGCGGGCATGATTCGCAAGCTGACCAGCGGTATTTACAACTACCTGCCGCTGGGTCTTAAAGCTGTGAACAAGGTTGCCGCCATTGTGCGCGAGGAAATGAACCGTGCTGGCGCGCTTGAAGTGCTGATGCCCATGGTTCAGCCCGGTGACCTCTGGCAGGAAACCGGACGCTGGGATTACTACGGTAAGGAACTCCTGCGCGTGAAGGACCGTCATGGTCGCGATTACTGCCTCGGACCCACCCACGAAGAAGTCATCACTGATCTCGTGCGCGGCGAAGTCAAATCTTACAAGCAGCTTCCTCTCAATCTGTATCAGATTCAGAACAAGTTTCGCGATGAAATCCGCCCCCGCTTCGGTCTGATGCGTGGCCGTGAATTTATCATGAAAGATGCTTACTCCTTTGATAAGGACGAAGCCGGTGCAGAAGAATCTTACGCGAACATGTTCGAGGCTTACAAAAAAGCTTTTACCCGCATCGGACTGAATTTCCGTCCCGTACAGGCTGATTCCGGTGCCATTGGCGGTGACTTTTCTCACGAATTTCACGTGCTGGCCGATACAGGTGAAGACACCATCGCAGTCTGCAAGGATGAAAAATGCGGTTACGCTGCCAACCTTGAAAAAGCAAAGATTGCCGCTCCTGCTGGCGAATCCATGCTTAATGCTGAATGTCCGGCTATCGAAGAAGTTGCTACTCCCGGTAAGCACACTGTTGAAGAAGTTTGCGAATTCCTCGGTGTAGGTCAGGATAAGCTGGTTAAGACTATGCTTTTCACCGTAGATGGTGAGCCTGTTGCTGCTCTGGTTCGCGGTGATCGTGAACTCAATGACGTCAAGCTGCGTAACCTCGTCGGCGGAAACGAAATTGAAATGGCAACCGAGGAGCAGGTCAAGGAATGGACCGGAGCACCTGTAGGTTTTGCCGGACCTGTGGGAATCAAAGTTGAGCGTATCTTCGCCGACCACGAACTGCTTGCCGCTACCGACTGGATTGCCGGAGCAAACAAGGGCGATACCCACATCAAGCATCTTTCCCTTGGTCGCGACTGCAAAATCGAGCAGTTTGCCGATCTGCGTGTGATTACCGAAGCTGACCCTTGCCCCGAGTGCGGTGCAGCTATTGAGTTCACCAAAGGTATCGAAGTGGGACACGTTTTCAAGCTTGGTTCCAAGTATTCCAAGTCCATGGAAGCTGTTTTCCTTGATGAAAACGGCAAGAGCCAGCCCATGGTTATGGGCTGCTACGGCATCGGCGTTTCCCGTATTGTTGCTTCCGCCATCGAGCAGAACAACGATGAAAACGGTGCCATCTTCCCGCCGACCATCTCGCCTTTCGAACTTTGCGTAATATCCCTTGGCGGTAAAGATGCTGCTGTTAATGAAAAAGCAGAAGAACTTTACACTGAGCTTATGGAAATGGGCATCGATGCAGCTTACGATGACCGCAAGGAACGTCCTGGCGTGAAATTCGCTGATGCGGACCTGATCGGTTACCCCATGCAGCTGGTTATCGGCGGCAAGGGACTCAAGAACGGTATTGTCGAAGCCAAGAATCGCAAGACTGGCGAAAAAATTGAACTGCCCCTTGAAGGTTTCACCGAAGCCTTCAAAGCATGGCGTGCCGAAATCTGGCAGTCATGGGGTTTAGAAGCGAAGTAA
- the xseA gene encoding exodeoxyribonuclease VII large subunit, translating to MKIFSVTDITRAVKDVLETEFPFIWVRGQVTNLARPASGHIYFTLTDGDAGLSVVWFKGNQRTGSGNSEETVNPLTGEIESGGSLELEDGMEILCAGHMNVYPPRGVYQLVAELVQEQGVGDLKLAFEAMKRKLAEKGYFDEDRKMEIPRSPKRVAVVTAPTGAAVRDFLKIAEARGTGAEIRIYPTLVQGDLAPGQIAQALDAAYDDGWAEVVVLIRGGGSLEDLWAFNTEQVADALFRSTVPVVCGVGHEVDVSIADYVADKRVATPSHAAQELWPRRETLMQTVDELDGSLNRSFENFLNVRESRLETLQKGLSWLSPAQRIERLLISFEEEGERLNRAAAKFVAAKSDTVQALSHRLSFAFGEERIERMEYDLSGLQNRLSRAADIFLKDKLAEFENASTSLRMLDPESPLERGYSLVTVEKSGTFLRSPDEVADGDAIRVRVKSGEVRARVTSE from the coding sequence ATGAAAATATTCTCAGTAACTGATATTACTCGCGCCGTGAAAGACGTTCTGGAAACGGAATTTCCGTTTATTTGGGTGCGGGGTCAGGTTACTAATTTGGCCCGGCCTGCGTCCGGGCATATTTATTTTACGCTTACTGACGGTGATGCGGGCCTTTCTGTGGTCTGGTTTAAAGGCAACCAGCGTACGGGCAGCGGTAACAGTGAAGAAACCGTTAATCCTTTGACCGGGGAAATTGAATCCGGCGGTTCGCTGGAACTTGAGGACGGCATGGAAATCCTCTGTGCCGGACACATGAATGTCTATCCCCCGCGCGGAGTGTACCAGCTTGTTGCCGAACTGGTGCAGGAGCAGGGCGTCGGTGATTTGAAGCTTGCTTTCGAGGCCATGAAACGCAAACTGGCTGAGAAAGGATATTTTGACGAAGACCGCAAGATGGAAATTCCCCGTTCACCTAAACGGGTAGCGGTGGTTACGGCACCCACTGGCGCGGCAGTACGCGATTTCCTGAAGATCGCCGAAGCACGCGGAACCGGGGCGGAAATCAGAATTTACCCTACACTGGTGCAGGGCGACCTTGCTCCGGGACAGATTGCGCAGGCTCTTGATGCTGCTTACGATGACGGCTGGGCTGAAGTTGTTGTGCTCATTCGCGGCGGCGGTTCTCTGGAAGATCTGTGGGCCTTTAATACCGAGCAGGTGGCGGACGCGCTTTTCCGTTCTACTGTCCCGGTGGTTTGCGGAGTGGGGCATGAAGTTGATGTTTCCATTGCCGATTACGTGGCAGATAAGCGGGTGGCGACTCCCAGCCATGCGGCGCAGGAGCTTTGGCCCCGGCGCGAGACTCTGATGCAGACTGTGGACGAACTGGACGGTTCGCTTAATCGCAGTTTTGAAAATTTTTTGAATGTGCGCGAATCCCGGTTGGAAACCTTGCAAAAGGGGCTGAGTTGGCTTTCACCCGCACAGCGAATTGAACGGCTGCTGATCTCTTTTGAAGAGGAAGGGGAGCGGCTGAACCGAGCTGCGGCTAAATTTGTGGCCGCAAAGTCTGATACGGTTCAAGCTTTGTCACACCGCTTGTCTTTTGCCTTTGGCGAAGAGCGGATTGAACGCATGGAGTACGATCTTTCTGGATTGCAGAATAGGCTGTCCCGCGCTGCTGATATTTTTTTGAAAGATAAACTGGCTGAATTTGAAAATGCGTCCACCTCATTGCGCATGCTGGACCCGGAAAGTCCGTTGGAGCGTGGATATTCCCTCGTGACAGTGGAAAAGAGCGGTACATTTCTGCGCAGCCCTGATGAAGTTGCAGACGGTGATGCCATCCGGGTGCGGGTCAAATCCGGTGAGGTCCGGGCAAGGGTTACATCTGAATAA